In Agrobacterium sp. RAC06, a single window of DNA contains:
- a CDS encoding DUF4258 domain-containing protein — MSKPLHFTAHAKTVILERQLEFDWIERTVRNPDWSESDPSGLPTERRFGRIPEREDRILRVICLESETEIRIITAFLDRNARMPR, encoded by the coding sequence ATGAGCAAGCCGCTCCACTTCACCGCGCACGCAAAAACGGTGATATTGGAGCGGCAACTCGAATTCGACTGGATAGAGCGAACGGTTCGCAATCCAGATTGGTCTGAAAGCGATCCATCAGGCCTACCGACGGAACGACGATTTGGCCGTATTCCTGAACGCGAAGACCGCATCTTGCGGGTAATCTGCTTGGAAAGCGAAACAGAAATCCGTATCATAACGGCGTTTCTCGATCGCAACGCACGGATGCCGAGATGA
- a CDS encoding response regulator transcription factor, which produces MNILLIEDDVRVADFLQRGLQAEGYTVTWIRNGREGLAAAETFARTCATENLAGVVILDVMLPELDGLSLCQMLRQRNHQVPVLMLSAMGESQERADGLRRGADDYLAKPFDFDELLARIEALMRRAKPTTAPKLLQIGQITLDRQLPGLRSATGEVLLSGLEMAMIELLAAQAGATVSRERILARVWAADRDPLTNVVDVYVSRLRRKLASLDPDVKITAIRGLGYRLTATRP; this is translated from the coding sequence ATGAACATTCTGCTGATTGAGGACGATGTCCGGGTTGCCGATTTTCTGCAGCGCGGCCTGCAGGCCGAAGGCTATACCGTCACCTGGATCCGAAACGGCCGCGAGGGCCTGGCCGCCGCCGAGACTTTTGCCCGCACCTGCGCGACGGAGAACCTGGCAGGTGTTGTCATTCTTGATGTCATGTTGCCGGAACTCGATGGATTGAGCCTCTGCCAGATGCTACGCCAGCGCAACCATCAGGTCCCGGTGCTGATGTTGAGCGCCATGGGAGAAAGCCAGGAGCGCGCTGATGGCTTGCGACGCGGGGCCGATGACTATCTGGCAAAACCCTTTGATTTCGATGAATTGCTGGCCCGAATTGAAGCGCTGATGCGCCGTGCAAAGCCCACCACTGCGCCCAAGCTTTTGCAGATTGGTCAGATTACGCTGGATCGGCAACTGCCGGGTCTGCGCAGCGCAACTGGCGAGGTCCTGCTCAGTGGATTGGAAATGGCAATGATCGAACTGCTGGCCGCACAGGCCGGGGCAACGGTCAGCCGAGAACGCATTCTGGCGCGGGTCTGGGCGGCCGATCGTGATCCGCTGACCAATGTCGTCGATGTCTATGTCAGCCGGCTTCGGCGTAAGCTTGCCAGTCTGGACCCCGATGTGAAAATCACTGCCATCCGGGGCCTAGGCTATCGCCTGACGGCGACGCGCCCCTGA
- a CDS encoding glycosyltransferase family 4 protein: MAQSLDDISVIAPHFKRRLSGVTSTVIQLVPEQRRQGLGILTLGPGLPDHLPKMRWAELPGLWKRPNATPARVWHARRNNEMLVGLILRDIFRMPLKLLFTSAAQRHHSRYTRWLISKMDGVVATNGKSGSFLKVPHRVIRHGVDLQLFHPSDELDASLPEDLKGRHLVGCFGRVRHQKGTDLFVRAMIELLPGNPEWTAVISGRITAEHTAFADKLKADIAAAGLTDRIRFLGEVDDIKPWYRRLTLYVAPSRNEGFGLTPLEAMASGTAVVASDAGAYAEMIIEGETGSVVPAGDYGRLRDAISTFLEPQKAILAGRRGREHVEAAFGLEREADQLADVYASLLGTTLPQASARPKPATSGTV; encoded by the coding sequence GTGGCGCAATCCCTCGACGACATCTCGGTGATTGCGCCGCATTTCAAGCGGCGCCTCTCCGGCGTGACATCGACAGTGATCCAGCTCGTGCCGGAACAAAGGCGCCAGGGTCTAGGCATCCTGACGCTTGGTCCCGGCCTGCCCGATCACCTGCCAAAAATGCGCTGGGCCGAGCTGCCCGGCCTCTGGAAGCGGCCGAACGCTACCCCTGCCCGCGTCTGGCATGCCCGTCGCAACAACGAGATGCTGGTGGGCCTGATCCTCCGCGACATCTTCCGCATGCCGCTGAAGCTGCTTTTCACGTCTGCGGCCCAAAGGCATCACAGCCGCTACACCCGCTGGCTCATCTCGAAGATGGACGGCGTGGTAGCGACGAATGGAAAGTCCGGTTCTTTTCTCAAGGTCCCGCATCGCGTCATTCGCCACGGCGTAGACCTTCAGCTGTTCCATCCGTCGGACGAGCTCGACGCGAGCCTTCCCGAAGATCTGAAGGGCCGGCATCTGGTCGGCTGTTTCGGGCGGGTGCGCCATCAGAAGGGCACGGATCTTTTCGTACGGGCGATGATCGAGCTCCTTCCGGGCAATCCGGAATGGACGGCCGTGATATCTGGCCGGATCACCGCGGAACACACGGCCTTTGCAGACAAGCTGAAGGCCGACATCGCCGCCGCCGGCCTGACAGACCGCATCCGTTTCCTCGGCGAAGTCGATGACATCAAGCCCTGGTATCGCCGTCTGACGCTCTACGTTGCCCCCTCGCGCAACGAAGGCTTCGGCCTGACGCCGCTCGAGGCCATGGCTTCAGGCACCGCCGTGGTTGCAAGTGACGCCGGCGCCTATGCCGAGATGATCATCGAAGGCGAGACCGGCTCCGTCGTGCCGGCCGGTGACTATGGGCGCCTGCGCGACGCAATCTCGACCTTTCTCGAACCACAAAAGGCGATACTGGCCGGTCGACGCGGGCGCGAACATGTCGAGGCGGCGTTCGGGCTGGAACGCGAAGCGGATCAGCTGGCCGACGTTTATGCAAGCCTGCTCGGGACTACCCTGCCCCAGGCAAGTGCCCGCCCCAAGCCCGCAACATCCGGAACAGTTTGA
- a CDS encoding sensor histidine kinase: protein MKRTRLDLSLRYVTQLRLAFLGLAIPTVILAFAGWYVLNESQYRVERGRIAHDIYSALLSFDLEKAALRNWSFRRLLNEPGDPAQRSAILERMDGLIARVAEKASLARDMDRARHKNLVEHEERTKLLAFLKDVVASLKLETASLLTSPSPTVSRMAEVDIQFGQVQGISPAQALKKALVAEEMALEAERTRANAGLATARQLFLFAGGFGLFATFVLATFLVSRFRQPLEQLEQGLSAYQRGNFSYRFQRFRDLEFRHLGDQLNSMAGEVEQSRNRATEDRIELEQQVATRTAELSRTVDELAASEGARAQLLADIGHELRTPVTVIRGEAQVALRQKNPDSSAYRSALERIVTVSRQMGHLIEDLLVLVRDPKARPVIESSELVLGEVLHAALEAAGAMAAERAVQLKGPDPLPKDVVEADPNRLRQVLVCLIDNAIRYSHPGGEVQVSVTKAAAERIEIDIIDQGIGISAEDLPHVFDRGWRSSKARTHRPDGLGLGLAIAWQLTEAQGGSLMILESPQGTGTLARLTLPLSPPLTDEEPQ, encoded by the coding sequence ATGAAACGCACACGACTTGACCTATCCCTGCGTTATGTGACCCAGCTGCGGCTGGCCTTTCTGGGTCTGGCCATCCCAACCGTCATCCTTGCTTTCGCCGGCTGGTATGTGCTGAACGAATCCCAGTACCGCGTAGAGCGCGGGCGGATTGCCCACGACATTTATTCAGCACTCCTCAGTTTCGATCTGGAAAAGGCGGCACTTCGCAACTGGAGCTTCCGCAGATTGCTGAATGAACCCGGAGACCCCGCCCAGCGCAGCGCAATCCTTGAGCGCATGGATGGCCTGATAGCGCGGGTGGCGGAGAAGGCCAGCCTGGCGCGTGACATGGATCGCGCTCGCCACAAGAACCTCGTGGAGCATGAAGAAAGAACGAAGCTTCTTGCCTTTCTGAAGGATGTAGTCGCCAGCCTCAAGCTGGAGACAGCGTCCCTGCTGACATCCCCCTCGCCCACGGTCTCGCGTATGGCCGAGGTCGATATCCAGTTCGGCCAGGTACAGGGGATTTCGCCAGCCCAGGCCCTGAAAAAGGCGCTTGTCGCCGAGGAAATGGCGCTGGAGGCGGAACGGACGCGGGCCAATGCCGGGTTGGCCACCGCACGCCAGCTCTTTCTGTTCGCCGGCGGATTTGGACTGTTTGCCACCTTTGTCCTCGCCACCTTTCTGGTCAGCCGCTTCCGTCAACCGCTGGAACAGCTGGAACAGGGTTTGAGCGCCTATCAAAGGGGCAATTTCTCCTATCGTTTTCAACGCTTTCGCGATCTCGAATTCCGCCACCTCGGCGACCAGCTGAACAGCATGGCGGGTGAGGTTGAACAGTCCCGCAACCGCGCCACCGAAGACCGGATTGAGCTTGAACAGCAGGTAGCCACCCGCACCGCCGAACTCAGCCGCACCGTGGATGAACTTGCGGCATCGGAAGGGGCACGTGCCCAATTGCTTGCCGATATCGGCCATGAACTGCGCACCCCGGTCACCGTGATCCGCGGTGAAGCCCAAGTGGCCCTTAGACAGAAAAATCCTGACAGCAGCGCCTATCGTTCCGCCTTGGAACGGATCGTCACGGTCTCACGCCAGATGGGACACCTGATCGAGGATCTGTTGGTGCTGGTGCGCGATCCGAAGGCCCGGCCGGTGATCGAGAGTTCAGAGCTGGTACTTGGTGAGGTGCTTCATGCGGCCCTGGAGGCTGCCGGCGCCATGGCGGCCGAACGGGCCGTTCAGCTCAAAGGGCCGGACCCTCTGCCAAAGGATGTGGTCGAGGCTGATCCCAACCGGCTCCGCCAGGTTCTGGTCTGCCTCATCGACAATGCCATCCGCTATTCGCATCCCGGTGGCGAGGTCCAGGTAAGCGTCACGAAAGCCGCGGCTGAGCGTATTGAGATCGACATCATCGACCAGGGCATCGGCATCAGCGCCGAAGACCTGCCCCATGTTTTTGATCGCGGCTGGCGTTCAAGCAAGGCTCGCACGCACAGACCCGATGGTCTCGGACTTGGTCTGGCCATCGCATGGCAGTTAACCGAGGCCCAGGGCGGCAGCCTGATGATCTTGGAATCGCCACAGGGTACCGGCACGCTTGCACGCCTGACCCTGCCGCTGTCGCCGCCATTGACGGATGAGGAGCCTCAATGA
- a CDS encoding UdgX family uracil-DNA binding protein (This protein belongs to the uracil DNA glycosylase superfamily, members of which act in excision repair of DNA. However, it belongs more specifically to UdgX branch, whose founding member was found to bind uracil in DNA (where it does not belong), without cleaving it, appears to promote DNA repair by a pathway involving RecA, rather than base excision.) yields MRTVTLEGRGAFDEWRDAARSLLADRVKPDQVRWQLSGEGGDLFGAMPPETGPVDVPSGIVVPKGFMEAAEAAICHTDPARFSLLYRILWRLQAERSLLQVSSDPDVSDLIRLIKNIRRDSHKMKAFVRFREVEGVQAGRRRFVAWFEPEHFIVSRTAGFFQRRFTDMDWLIATPKGSAAWNGQALKTSREPAARPEAEDETDELWRTYFANIFNPARLKIKAMQSEMPKKYWKNMPEASLIPDLIAGAERRVAEMAERQASQPPAFHERLQAQWREREDEEASVNLPPLERLREEAASCTRCPLHCHATQTVFGEGPEDSEIMFVGEQPGDTEDLAGKPFIGPAGQVFDEAVAAAGIDRTQVYVTNAVKHFKYERRGKRRIHMRPEAGEVAHCRWWVSKEIEIIRPRIVVALGATAYLSLTGESRPIAEVRGMPIPMQDNRMLLVTTHPVAILRMPDEDLKARSLDAFRSDLQGVRRLFDTLPAL; encoded by the coding sequence ATGCGAACCGTCACGCTCGAAGGGCGAGGGGCGTTCGACGAGTGGCGCGATGCTGCACGTTCACTCCTGGCTGATCGGGTGAAACCCGATCAGGTTCGCTGGCAGCTTTCTGGCGAGGGGGGCGATCTCTTCGGCGCGATGCCGCCTGAGACCGGGCCTGTCGATGTGCCTTCCGGGATCGTCGTGCCGAAGGGCTTCATGGAGGCGGCGGAGGCGGCGATCTGCCATACGGATCCGGCTCGATTTTCACTTCTCTATCGCATTCTCTGGCGGCTGCAGGCGGAACGCAGCCTTCTGCAGGTTAGCTCCGATCCTGACGTCTCGGACCTCATCCGCTTGATCAAGAATATCAGGCGCGACAGCCACAAGATGAAGGCCTTCGTGCGGTTCCGCGAAGTCGAGGGTGTGCAGGCGGGACGGCGGCGATTCGTTGCCTGGTTCGAGCCGGAGCATTTCATAGTGTCGCGCACTGCCGGCTTCTTCCAGCGGCGCTTCACCGACATGGACTGGCTGATCGCGACGCCGAAGGGCTCGGCCGCGTGGAACGGGCAGGCGCTCAAGACGTCGCGCGAGCCGGCCGCCCGGCCGGAAGCGGAGGATGAGACCGACGAGCTCTGGCGGACCTATTTCGCCAATATCTTCAATCCGGCTCGGTTGAAGATCAAGGCAATGCAGTCGGAAATGCCGAAGAAATACTGGAAGAACATGCCGGAGGCCTCGCTCATTCCGGATCTGATTGCGGGTGCGGAGCGGCGGGTCGCCGAGATGGCAGAGCGGCAGGCGAGCCAGCCGCCGGCCTTTCACGAGCGGCTACAGGCGCAGTGGCGTGAACGAGAAGACGAGGAGGCGTCGGTCAATCTGCCGCCGCTCGAACGGCTGCGGGAGGAAGCGGCAAGTTGCACGCGTTGCCCGCTGCATTGCCATGCGACACAGACGGTGTTCGGCGAGGGGCCAGAGGATTCGGAGATCATGTTCGTCGGGGAGCAGCCCGGCGATACCGAGGATCTGGCGGGAAAGCCGTTCATCGGTCCGGCTGGCCAGGTCTTCGATGAGGCCGTGGCGGCGGCAGGGATCGACCGAACTCAGGTCTACGTCACCAATGCCGTCAAGCATTTCAAATACGAGCGGCGCGGCAAGCGGCGGATCCATATGCGTCCGGAAGCCGGTGAGGTGGCGCATTGCCGCTGGTGGGTCTCAAAGGAGATCGAGATCATCCGGCCGCGCATCGTCGTGGCGCTCGGCGCGACCGCCTATCTGTCGCTGACAGGTGAGAGCCGGCCGATCGCCGAGGTGCGGGGCATGCCGATCCCGATGCAGGACAACCGAATGCTGCTTGTCACGACGCATCCAGTGGCGATCCTCAGGATGCCCGACGAGGATCTGAAAGCGCGCAGCCTAGATGCCTTTCGGTCGGATCTTCAAGGCGTGCGGCGGCTTTTCGACACGCTGCCAGCCCTTTGA
- a CDS encoding putative DNA modification/repair radical SAM protein, with product MKKSLKERLAILSDAAKYDASCASSGTTKRDSSASGGLGSTEGSGICHAYAPDGRCISLLKILLTNFCIYDCAYCINRSSSNVERARFTPDEVVWLTIEFYRRNYIEGLFLSSGIIKSSDDTMAEMVKIARDLRTKHEFRGYIHLKTIPEASAHLVEEAGLYADRLSINIELPTDHGLERYAPEKRPVNIRRSMADLRLKIDEAREPTHTGRRKKFVPGGQSTQMIVGADGANDATILGSSARLYSSYGLKRVYYSAFSPIPDSSKNLPLIKPPLMREHRLYQADWLYRFYGFSVEEISSIGQGGMLDLELDPKLAWALANRDRFPVDVNKADRETLLRVPGFGTKTVNGLLSARRHRRVRLEDLTRLGVSLKKVRSFIVAEGWSPNRSLDRTDLRAVFAPPAEQLSLF from the coding sequence ATGAAGAAGTCGCTCAAAGAACGTCTCGCCATTCTCTCCGATGCCGCCAAATATGATGCGTCCTGCGCGTCCAGCGGGACGACCAAACGTGACTCGTCCGCCTCTGGCGGTCTCGGCTCGACAGAGGGGTCGGGCATCTGCCATGCCTACGCGCCTGACGGCCGCTGTATCTCGCTTCTGAAGATCCTGCTCACCAATTTCTGCATCTATGACTGTGCCTATTGCATCAATCGCTCTTCGAGCAATGTCGAACGGGCGCGGTTCACGCCGGACGAGGTCGTCTGGCTGACGATCGAATTCTACCGTCGCAATTACATCGAGGGCCTGTTTCTCTCCTCCGGGATCATCAAATCCTCGGATGATACGATGGCCGAAATGGTGAAGATCGCCAGGGACCTGCGCACCAAGCACGAGTTTCGCGGCTATATCCATCTGAAGACCATCCCTGAGGCATCCGCGCATCTGGTCGAGGAGGCGGGGCTTTATGCCGATCGCCTGTCGATCAATATCGAGCTGCCGACCGATCACGGGCTGGAGCGCTATGCGCCGGAGAAGCGTCCGGTCAACATCCGCCGCTCGATGGCGGATCTGAGGCTGAAGATCGACGAGGCGCGCGAGCCAACTCACACCGGGCGGCGCAAGAAGTTCGTGCCCGGCGGGCAGAGCACCCAGATGATCGTCGGGGCTGACGGCGCCAATGATGCGACGATCCTCGGCTCCAGCGCGCGGCTCTACAGCAGTTACGGGTTGAAGCGTGTCTACTACTCCGCCTTCAGCCCGATCCCCGACAGCTCGAAAAACCTGCCGCTGATCAAGCCGCCCTTGATGCGCGAGCATCGGCTCTATCAGGCGGACTGGCTTTATCGTTTCTACGGTTTCTCGGTCGAGGAGATTTCGTCGATCGGGCAGGGCGGCATGCTCGACCTTGAACTCGATCCGAAGCTGGCCTGGGCGCTGGCGAACCGCGATCGTTTTCCTGTTGACGTCAACAAGGCGGATCGGGAGACGCTACTGCGTGTCCCGGGTTTCGGGACGAAGACTGTGAACGGCTTGCTCTCGGCCCGCCGTCATCGGCGCGTGCGGCTCGAGGACCTGACGCGTCTCGGTGTGTCGCTCAAGAAGGTACGGTCCTTCATCGTCGCCGAGGGATGGTCGCCGAATCGCAGCCTCGATCGGACCGATTTGCGAGCGGTGTTTGCGCCGCCGGCCGAGCAGCTGTCGCTATTCTGA
- a CDS encoding SRPBCC domain-containing protein produces MEKLHIVTERIFDVPAETLFAAFSDPATLARWWGPHGFTNEITHFDFSPGGDWLVTMTNSDGTGFANHWTFQAIEPPSRILALHHEPMHVFTLEVTFATEAEGTRMTWLMQFDDTPENREIERFIAAANQQNFDRLEADLGL; encoded by the coding sequence ATGGAAAAGCTGCACATTGTCACCGAACGTATCTTCGACGTTCCGGCCGAAACCCTCTTCGCCGCCTTTTCCGATCCGGCAACCCTTGCCCGCTGGTGGGGACCGCACGGCTTCACCAACGAAATCACCCATTTCGACTTTTCGCCCGGCGGTGACTGGCTGGTCACCATGACCAATTCCGACGGCACCGGCTTTGCCAATCACTGGACCTTTCAGGCGATAGAACCGCCGTCACGGATCCTGGCGCTCCACCATGAGCCGATGCATGTCTTCACGCTCGAAGTGACGTTCGCCACGGAGGCCGAGGGAACACGCATGACCTGGCTTATGCAGTTTGACGACACGCCGGAAAACCGCGAAATCGAGCGCTTTATCGCAGCCGCCAACCAGCAGAACTTCGACCGACTAGAGGCTGACCTCGGTCTCTGA
- a CDS encoding DMT family transporter, producing the protein MHSTFVLTAIAMLAFAANSLLAREALGTVSIEAAGYTAVRIVSGALVLYGLMRRGPLQSASVDRRLPGDWWAAAALFVYAIAFSAAYLSLGAATGALILFSSVQASMLAFGLFKGDRPSLREVIGFAIAFGAFVYLILPGVGRPDLVGSLLMIASGMAWAVYTLRGRGSRDPIGETAGNFVRASVFCLPLAGFALLYETATLAGILLALGSGIVASGLGYSIWYRALRGLTTFQAALIQLSVPVIAALGAILFLNERLTLHFVVAAAFVIGGIAFAILAKQKRQA; encoded by the coding sequence TTGCATTCGACATTCGTACTGACCGCCATCGCCATGCTGGCCTTCGCCGCCAATTCGCTTCTGGCGCGAGAAGCGCTGGGGACAGTGTCGATCGAGGCCGCAGGCTATACCGCTGTCCGGATCGTCTCCGGCGCGCTTGTGCTTTACGGCCTGATGCGACGCGGGCCGCTTCAGTCCGCATCGGTTGACAGACGCCTGCCGGGGGACTGGTGGGCGGCTGCGGCTCTTTTCGTTTATGCCATCGCATTCTCCGCGGCCTATCTTTCGCTTGGTGCTGCGACCGGGGCGCTGATCCTCTTTTCTTCCGTCCAGGCGAGCATGCTGGCCTTCGGACTTTTCAAGGGCGATCGGCCAAGCCTGAGGGAGGTGATCGGGTTTGCGATCGCTTTCGGCGCCTTCGTCTATCTCATCCTGCCCGGCGTGGGACGACCGGATCTCGTTGGCAGCCTGTTGATGATCGCCTCGGGCATGGCCTGGGCTGTCTATACGCTGCGCGGTCGAGGCTCACGCGATCCGATCGGCGAGACCGCCGGCAATTTTGTACGAGCTTCCGTGTTCTGTCTGCCGCTGGCGGGTTTTGCGCTGCTTTACGAGACGGCGACGCTCGCGGGCATCCTTCTTGCACTCGGCTCTGGCATCGTTGCCTCCGGCCTAGGCTATTCCATCTGGTACAGGGCGTTGCGCGGGCTCACCACCTTCCAGGCGGCGCTCATTCAGCTGTCCGTCCCGGTGATTGCGGCGCTCGGTGCCATCCTTTTCCTCAATGAGAGGCTGACGCTGCATTTTGTCGTGGCGGCAGCTTTCGTCATTGGCGGCATCGCCTTCGCCATCCTCGCCAAGCAGAAGCGGCAGGCCTGA
- a CDS encoding DUF2283 domain-containing protein: MKPRLEYDAAADAAYIRFSTEAVLESEEVSEGIMLDYDRDGRIVGLEVLNARANLPAAALEDAA, encoded by the coding sequence ATGAAGCCCAGACTGGAATATGATGCAGCTGCCGACGCTGCCTATATTCGTTTTTCCACGGAGGCCGTCCTGGAGAGCGAAGAGGTCTCCGAAGGCATCATGCTTGACTACGACCGCGATGGTCGGATCGTCGGTCTCGAAGTGCTCAATGCACGCGCCAATCTGCCGGCCGCTGCACTCGAAGATGCTGCTTGA
- a CDS encoding phosphoribosyl-AMP cyclohydrolase, protein MFRFAVSTFAAVMIAFSAQAEMPVKATIIDSTITQAQVEAAQVAWGDALVKIATDYKDGGIDKAKATAKAVIDGAYGYNLGPVLFKPTLTVEPQTFRPTAEGALAYFVGHDPNYPADTGFALKGWTSVKIENSAIFISGKTAQTIGKVHISDAEGKVTTVDKTWGYQLDDAGNLRIVLHHSSLPYTVN, encoded by the coding sequence ATGTTCAGATTTGCCGTTTCGACATTTGCTGCTGTGATGATTGCCTTCTCCGCCCAGGCGGAGATGCCGGTCAAGGCAACGATCATCGACAGCACCATCACCCAGGCCCAGGTCGAGGCCGCCCAGGTTGCCTGGGGCGACGCGCTCGTGAAGATCGCCACGGATTACAAGGACGGCGGCATCGACAAGGCCAAGGCAACGGCCAAGGCGGTGATTGACGGAGCCTATGGCTATAACCTCGGCCCGGTGCTGTTCAAGCCGACGCTGACCGTCGAGCCGCAGACCTTCCGGCCGACGGCCGAAGGGGCGCTCGCCTATTTCGTCGGCCATGATCCGAACTACCCTGCCGATACCGGCTTTGCGCTGAAGGGCTGGACCTCGGTCAAGATCGAGAATTCGGCAATCTTCATCAGCGGCAAGACTGCGCAGACCATTGGCAAGGTCCATATCTCCGATGCCGAAGGCAAGGTCACCACAGTCGACAAGACCTGGGGCTATCAGCTTGACGATGCCGGCAATCTGCGGATCGTCCTGCATCACTCCTCGCTGCCCTATACCGTCAACTAA
- the greA gene encoding transcription elongation factor GreA has product MVDKVPMTQNGFEKLSEELRWRQQEERPRIIEAIAEARAHGDLSENAEYHAAKEAQSHNEGRVGELEDLIARAEVIDLSKMSGSKIKFGATVKLMDEDTEEEKTYQIVGDQEADVKAGRISISSPIARALIGKEAGDSIEVVAPGGSKAYEILAVKWG; this is encoded by the coding sequence ATGGTAGACAAAGTACCGATGACGCAGAACGGTTTCGAAAAGCTCAGCGAAGAGCTGCGCTGGCGTCAGCAGGAAGAGCGTCCGCGCATCATCGAGGCAATTGCCGAGGCGCGCGCTCATGGCGACCTTTCCGAAAATGCGGAATATCACGCCGCCAAGGAAGCACAGAGCCACAATGAGGGCCGCGTCGGCGAACTGGAAGACCTGATCGCCCGCGCAGAGGTCATTGACCTCTCGAAGATGTCTGGCTCGAAGATCAAGTTTGGCGCGACAGTCAAGCTGATGGACGAAGACACCGAGGAAGAGAAGACCTACCAGATCGTCGGCGACCAGGAAGCCGACGTGAAGGCCGGCCGCATCTCGATCTCCTCGCCGATCGCCCGCGCGCTGATCGGCAAGGAAGCTGGCGACAGCATCGAAGTCGTCGCCCCCGGCGGCTCCAAGGCCTACGAGATCCTCGCGGTCAAGTGGGGTTGA